A window of the Cynocephalus volans isolate mCynVol1 chromosome 10, mCynVol1.pri, whole genome shotgun sequence genome harbors these coding sequences:
- the MLYCD gene encoding malonyl-CoA decarboxylase, mitochondrial: protein MRGLRPNLRAPRLLPLRFPPRPPRPPGPRLSSGPAAAGGALERAMDELLRRAVPQMPVYELREKTPAPAEGQCADFVSFYGGLAQVAERAELLGRLARGFGVDHGQVAEQSAGVLQLHQRPREVAVLLQAEDRLRYALVPRYRGLFHHISKLDGGVRFLVQLRADLLEAQALKLVEGPDVREMNGVLKGMLSEWFSSGFLNLERVTWHSPCEVLQKISESEAVHPVKNWMDMKQRVGPYRRCYFFSHCSTPEEPLVVLHVALTSDISSNIQAIVKDCPPSETEEKHRIAAAIFYSISLTQQGLQGVELGTFLIKRVLKELQKEFPHLGTFSSLSPIPGFTKWLLGLLNSQTRERRGNELFTDSECQEISEVTGGPVTETLKVALSSSEWVKSEKLVRALQAPLMRLCAWYLYGEKHRGYALNPVANFHLQNGAVMWRINWMADRSLKGITGSCGLMVNYRYYLEETGANSTTYLGSKSIKASEQVLSLVAQFQKNSKL, encoded by the exons ATGCGAGGCCTCCGGCCAAACCTGAGGGCACCGCGTCTCCTCCCGCTGCGGTTTCCCCCGCGACCGCCGCGGCCGCCCGGACCCCGGCTGTCGAGCGggccggcggcggcgggcggTGCCCTGGAGCGGGCCATGGACGAGCTGCTACGCCGCGCCGTGCCGCAGATGCCGGTCTATGAGCTGCGCGAGAAGACGCCGGCTCCCGCCGAGGGCCAGTGCGCGGACTTCGTGAGCTTCTACGGCGGCCTGGCCCAGGTGGCCGAGCGGGCCGAGCTGCTGGGccgcctggcgcggggcttcggTGTGGACCACGGCCAGGTGGCCGAGCAGAGCGCCGGCGTGCTTCAGCTGCACCAGCGGCCGCGGGAGGTGGCCGTGCTGCTGCAGGCTGAGGACCGGCTGCGCTACGCGCTGGTGCCGCGCTACCGCGGCCTCTTCCACCACATCAGCAAGCTGGACGGCGGCGTGCGCTTCCTGGTGCAGCTGCGGGCCGACCTGCTCGAGGCGCAGGCCCTGAAGCTGGTAGAGGGGCCCGACGTCAGG GAAATGAATGGGGTGCTCAAAGGCATGCTCTCAGAATGGTTTTCTTCAGGGTTCCTAAACCTGGAACGGGTTACCTGGCATTCACCATGTGAAGTGCTTCAGAAAATCAGTGA GTCTGAGGCTGTGCATCCTGTGAAAAATTGGATGGATATGAAGCAGCGTGTTGGGCCTTACAGAAGATGCTACTTCTTCTCTCACTGTTCAACCCCTGAAGAGCCCCTTGTAGTTCTGCATGTGGCGCTGACCAGTGACATCTCCAGCAACATCCAG GCAATAGTGAAGGATTGCCCTCCATCGGAAACAGAGGAGAAGCACAGAATTGCTGCTGCCATCTTCTACTCCATCAGTTTGACTCAGCAGGGACTACAGGGTGTTGAGCTAGGCACTTTCCTTATCAAGCGAGTCCTCAAGGAGCTGCAG AAAGAGTTTCCTCACCTTGGGACTTTCTCAAGTCTGTCGCCGATACCTGGATTCACCAAATGGCTTTTGGGGCTTCTGAACTCACAAACAAGGGAGCGCCGTGGGAATGAGTTGTTTACAGACTCGGAGTGTCAGGAGATCTCTGAGGTCACTGGTGGTCCCGTTACCGAGACTCTCAAGGTCGCTCTCAGCAGCAGTGAGTGGGTGAAGTCCGAGAAGCTGGTCAGGGCACTGCAGGCCCCGCTGATGCGGCTCTGCGCCTGGTACCTGTATGGAGAGAAGCACCGGGGCTATGCCCTGAACCCTGTGGCCAACTTCCACCTGCAGAATGGGGCCGTGATGTGGCGCATCAACTGGATGGCCGACAGGAGCCTCAAGGGCATCACGGGCTCATGCGGCCTGATGGTCAACTACCGCTACTACCTGGAGGAGACGGGTGCCAACAGCACCACCTACCTGGGCTCTAAGAGCATCAAAGCTTCCGAGCAGGTGCTCAGCCTGGTGGCCCAGTTTCAGAAGAACAGCAAGCTCTGA